One genomic region from Chitinophagales bacterium encodes:
- a CDS encoding carboxyl transferase domain-containing protein: MQALVSKVQKESQSYQENYAKMKALIDQLDTQLQESLDQGKDKHIDRAHESGKFTARERVELLLDQDSPFLELLPLAGKGMGGFGAGGTIVCGIGLVSGKICMISANIGTKKGGAIDYATLQKSLRIGEIAYENKLPMINLVESAGANLPEQEKIFNYGGTTFREITRRSKEGLTTISVVFGNSTAGGAYIPGMSDYTVMVKKQAKVFLAGPPLVKMATNEVTDEESLGGAEMHSKISGVSDYLANDERDGIRLAREILSFIERPIAIQKARKNRNPKFNTDELLGIASADVKIPFDCREIIARLTDASEFSEFKPEYGSTLVCGFAYIHGYKIGILGNNGVLFSESANKGAQFIQLCNKNNTPLLFLQNITGFMVGKKYEEGGIIKHGAKLINAVSNSEVPAITIMIGASFGAGNYAMNGRAYQPRFLFSWPNSRIAVMGSEQLAGVMEIIQKQAAKKAGIPYDEEQGKQMAEYMIGEVEKKSNALYSSSQLWDDAVIDPRDTRDVLGICLEVIHQAGFNSEGKYGVFRM; this comes from the coding sequence ATGCAAGCTTTAGTAAGTAAAGTCCAAAAAGAAAGCCAATCCTACCAGGAGAATTACGCCAAAATGAAGGCTTTGATCGATCAACTCGATACACAACTTCAAGAAAGTTTAGATCAAGGCAAGGACAAACACATTGATCGAGCACATGAAAGCGGAAAATTCACGGCTCGAGAACGAGTAGAACTGTTATTGGATCAAGACAGCCCATTTTTAGAATTGCTGCCACTGGCCGGAAAGGGCATGGGAGGATTTGGGGCAGGTGGAACCATCGTTTGTGGCATTGGATTGGTGAGCGGTAAAATCTGTATGATCAGTGCCAATATCGGAACTAAAAAAGGTGGGGCAATAGATTATGCCACTTTGCAAAAGAGCCTTAGAATTGGTGAGATAGCTTATGAAAATAAGCTTCCCATGATAAATTTGGTAGAATCTGCGGGAGCCAATTTGCCCGAACAGGAGAAAATATTCAATTACGGGGGAACGACCTTTCGAGAAATCACTAGAAGATCGAAAGAAGGCCTAACTACCATAAGTGTGGTTTTTGGAAACAGCACGGCAGGTGGAGCCTATATCCCCGGCATGTCGGATTATACGGTAATGGTAAAAAAACAAGCCAAGGTGTTTCTGGCCGGACCGCCTTTGGTAAAAATGGCCACCAATGAAGTTACCGATGAAGAAAGTCTGGGCGGTGCCGAGATGCACAGCAAAATTTCAGGTGTTTCCGATTATTTGGCAAATGATGAAAGAGATGGCATTCGCTTGGCCAGGGAAATTCTTTCTTTCATCGAGAGACCCATTGCTATTCAAAAAGCCAGAAAAAACAGAAATCCAAAATTTAATACAGATGAACTGTTGGGCATAGCCTCCGCTGATGTGAAAATACCTTTTGACTGTCGGGAAATCATTGCCCGGCTAACCGATGCTTCCGAATTTTCAGAGTTTAAGCCAGAATATGGAAGTACCTTGGTTTGTGGATTTGCTTATATCCACGGCTACAAAATCGGGATTTTGGGAAATAATGGCGTGCTGTTTTCTGAATCGGCCAATAAGGGTGCGCAGTTCATTCAATTGTGCAATAAAAACAATACACCCTTGCTTTTCCTACAGAATATCACTGGATTTATGGTTGGAAAAAAATACGAGGAAGGGGGGATTATCAAGCACGGAGCAAAATTGATCAATGCCGTTTCCAATAGCGAAGTTCCGGCCATCACCATTATGATCGGGGCATCTTTCGGGGCGGGCAATTATGCCATGAACGGGCGTGCCTATCAACCCCGATTTTTGTTCAGTTGGCCCAATTCGCGCATTGCCGTAATGGGTTCTGAGCAATTGGCGGGGGTAATGGAAATCATTCAAAAGCAAGCTGCCAAGAAAGCCGGAATTCCCTATGATGAGGAGCAAGGCAAGCAAATGGCTGAATATATGATCGGGGAGGTAGAGAAAAAATCCAACGCCCTTTATTCCAGCTCACAATTGTGGGACGATGCTGTTATCGACCCCAGGGATACCCGGGATGTTTTGGGCATATGCCTAGAGGTCATTCATCAGGCAGGATTTAACAGTGAAGGGAAGTATGGAGTTTTCAGAATGTGA
- a CDS encoding polyprenyl synthetase family protein — translation MDTLLKEQKALSSAKLLELFEIQLEKNKINAASEELTGAANHILSTGGKRIRPMLLMHCGQMFGAEAQNLIPAAMAVELYHNSTLIHDDIMDAADVRRGVEATHLRYGINTAINAGNLLTSLAFQSLLKYEGYTYRQLIGQFNEVTIQVIEGQSMDMDFETRKQVTKQEYLKMIAWKTSVLLAASAAMGAIVAGASSENIRKIYDFGLNLGISFQLKDDYLDAFGDMESFGKKRGGDILRNKKTLLLIEAQHRADKADREILMQLENSDDAEQKVKQTLEIFELSGAKSAVESEMENYYNRAVTALEGVSLDLENKQALFGLAESVYNRKY, via the coding sequence ATGGATACATTATTGAAAGAACAAAAAGCACTCAGTAGTGCGAAGCTGTTGGAGCTTTTCGAAATTCAACTTGAAAAAAACAAGATCAATGCAGCTTCTGAAGAATTGACTGGTGCGGCCAATCATATACTCAGTACAGGAGGCAAACGCATTCGCCCGATGTTGCTAATGCACTGTGGGCAAATGTTTGGTGCAGAGGCCCAAAACCTGATCCCCGCAGCTATGGCCGTGGAATTGTACCACAATTCTACGCTTATCCATGACGATATTATGGATGCAGCAGATGTGAGAAGAGGAGTTGAAGCAACGCATTTACGCTATGGAATAAATACGGCCATTAATGCCGGAAATCTTTTGACATCCCTGGCATTTCAGTCGCTTTTAAAGTATGAGGGCTATACTTACAGGCAACTTATAGGACAATTTAATGAAGTTACCATTCAGGTGATTGAAGGCCAAAGCATGGATATGGATTTTGAAACCCGAAAGCAGGTCACTAAGCAGGAATATTTGAAAATGATTGCCTGGAAAACTTCTGTGCTATTGGCGGCTTCGGCTGCTATGGGGGCTATTGTTGCGGGTGCAAGTTCTGAAAACATTCGCAAGATTTATGATTTTGGACTCAACCTGGGCATTTCCTTTCAGTTGAAAGACGATTATTTAGATGCTTTTGGCGATATGGAAAGCTTTGGAAAGAAGAGAGGCGGAGACATTTTGCGCAATAAAAAGACACTTTTGCTAATTGAAGCGCAGCACAGAGCTGATAAAGCCGACAGGGAAATTTTAATGCAGCTGGAAAATTCAGATGATGCTGAGCAAAAAGTAAAGCAGACACTGGAAATATTTGAACTATCTGGTGCTAAATCTGCTGTGGAATCAGAAATGGAAAATTATTACAATCGTGCTGTAACTGCTTTAGAAGGTGTTTCACTTGATCTTGAAAACAAGCAGGCTTTATTTGGGCTTGCCGAAAGTGTTTACAATAGAAAGTATTAG
- a CDS encoding FAD-dependent oxidoreductase, translating into MGTVVFDKKPISGIFNPVSAVKDHFDLCIIGAGVTGAALAAYLGRKGLKIALVEKQWEAPDRIVGELLQPDGVRQLELMGLSSVLENIDAQPVNGYAVFHKGDHLLLNYPEKDGMPKGYGLRNKYLLEALRAEVSGIHNVKIFEAKAEQICYEGNKATGVRIKSNNVTQSNKITAAYTVISDGFFSVLRKELHLCQPKVTGFFIGMLLHDTTLPFSNYGHVFIDQKAKFLAYPTATNTIRLLIERKDKGPALKSAAMKEWLYENIMTQLPGHMYSAFDRAVEKADFQMMPSHMLPGKVQQKEGLVLLGDALNMRNPLTGGGMTAGLTDARNLGNILIKIRENGEPKTPGNLIAGYYQQRKENASINILADALNQVFSDPELATACFDYLKRGGLYAEEPLGLLAGLNRDQQVLLRHFFAVALYGASRQIKQRGIAKGFSSAGKMLGRASGILSPLILNEDQGLFMRTAFNIADKFNRKK; encoded by the coding sequence ATGGGAACTGTAGTTTTTGATAAAAAACCGATTTCAGGAATTTTCAATCCTGTTTCGGCAGTAAAAGATCATTTTGACCTTTGTATAATCGGTGCCGGGGTTACCGGAGCTGCACTTGCCGCTTATCTCGGTAGAAAAGGTTTGAAAATTGCATTGGTAGAAAAACAGTGGGAAGCACCGGACAGGATTGTTGGTGAACTCTTGCAGCCCGATGGTGTACGGCAGCTTGAATTGATGGGCTTGTCTTCTGTGCTGGAAAATATTGATGCACAGCCTGTCAATGGTTATGCTGTTTTCCACAAAGGGGATCATCTGTTGCTGAATTATCCTGAAAAAGACGGAATGCCCAAAGGCTATGGTCTGCGCAACAAGTATTTGTTGGAAGCACTTAGAGCAGAAGTTTCAGGCATTCATAATGTAAAAATATTTGAGGCTAAAGCAGAGCAAATTTGCTATGAGGGAAACAAAGCAACAGGAGTGCGCATCAAGTCTAACAATGTAACTCAATCCAACAAAATTACTGCTGCATATACTGTGATCAGCGATGGTTTCTTTTCAGTTTTGAGAAAAGAGCTGCATTTGTGTCAGCCAAAAGTTACAGGTTTTTTTATTGGAATGCTGCTGCACGATACCACCCTGCCTTTTTCAAATTACGGGCATGTTTTTATTGATCAAAAAGCAAAATTTCTGGCATACCCTACTGCTACAAATACCATCCGGCTTTTGATTGAAAGAAAGGACAAAGGGCCAGCACTGAAAAGTGCAGCTATGAAAGAATGGCTCTATGAGAATATTATGACACAATTGCCGGGGCATATGTATTCCGCATTCGACAGAGCAGTAGAAAAAGCTGATTTTCAGATGATGCCCAGCCATATGTTGCCCGGAAAAGTACAGCAAAAAGAAGGACTCGTATTGCTCGGAGATGCCTTGAATATGCGCAATCCGTTAACAGGCGGGGGCATGACAGCCGGGCTTACAGATGCCCGGAATTTGGGCAATATTTTAATTAAAATACGTGAAAATGGGGAGCCTAAGACACCCGGAAATTTGATTGCGGGATATTATCAACAGCGCAAGGAAAATGCAAGCATTAATATCCTTGCTGATGCACTTAACCAGGTGTTTTCTGATCCCGAATTGGCAACAGCTTGTTTTGATTATTTAAAAAGAGGAGGGCTTTATGCAGAAGAACCGCTTGGTTTGCTTGCCGGCCTCAATCGTGATCAACAGGTTTTGCTCCGCCATTTTTTTGCAGTGGCGCTTTACGGAGCATCCCGGCAAATAAAACAAAGGGGAATTGCCAAAGGCTTTAGCAGTGCAGGGAAAATGCTCGGCAGGGCAAGTGGCATACTTTCTCCCCTGATTCTAAATGAAGATCAGGGTTTGTTTATGCGGACGGCATTTAATATTGCTGATAAATTCAACCGAAAAAAATAA
- a CDS encoding CUB domain-containing protein has translation MKRVLTLALACFFTFLAYGQNDTLDYPFFDGQAATLFSAPGGGFVAGSNLFNTEIGQVFETTSGDLTSFVFWAGELDIIGTPNNFNINVYNVNTNGVPTGAPLASRVLSASDIVSGSAFADGVNSFLFNPPVAVSGKFAVAIDVDLSTKDDTLGLVTIEDNLNTGRSVGSFPGGGGWLKLENAWVDLSENVACWVTLENVVPGISINSKGNSWCSGDVDTVIAIFSGSAAPQNQLNVQWSPTTGVSNPFSLQTEIVVDASVPSYTVSVYDPVLNNTYTETINYSFNDLAVAINQSDPVQLPCGGSVDLSASIGGVTAGSSFTWSGPNNTSSSGTSFLDVDEPGTYTITGTNAFGCSAEDQIDVVLNSSQNLDFDIPSQICAGQQTTLTNTSDILTGWSFSWFVDGFFASSTQNLSETFPSGTYDITLEGNSGSCTLSTTKSITVQNCQTCNLTLPSTFTNVGSNSGTASFFVNESGGSSCSWNAFTNDPWITVLTSSGSGSGSVNFAYDACTGTGSRIGDITVSGQGGTFTYIVDQNCGGSNYCSGTTTLTNCSGSFNDGSGGSNYLNNTDCSWLIQPSGANSITLNFSSFNTESCCDYVEVYDGATTSAPSIGYFSGSSIPPSVTSSGGSMLVRFTTDASITESGWSANYSCNTGTSNCPGPATGQPFYRPDNNLVDCIVNGQFYSEQVEFEVPQSIGGTTVNSIQIDNISNIPCGINYTLDRPNGFYYGGEVACITFNGISNDPAGQYNLDTYIEIDLDGIVIYETLENFIDLVVGGNGSDFKLILRVKNTQGSNCPPVNTGSSGLTASANCNIPLGASPSASPETICIGGQSQLSANAYGGSGSSYTYSWSNPTTLSCSNCPSPIATPVNTTDYSVTVSDGVNSVVRTERVTITTSSPPCPPQQCTYVLDPDSTNISAAARTGLFFQVDVASGSNCSWTASLINNPGNMISLASASGNGSGIVTFDVADNLNSNPRVATILVGNQTHTVVQAANTSGCGLAQPTINRNNEPQLLASNHGNVEYAWYKSNDPTPVASGQFYTVTSNGCYKVRITEFGNPSCFNESNPACVNIDAIENIDGLNSLSIFPNPSTGSFYIEMESKESSEVQFRVLNTIGKTIYSTQKIEIQGKHTQRIALDQAAAGLYFVEIILNTEKLSRKLFIQY, from the coding sequence ATGAAAAGGGTTCTAACACTTGCACTTGCATGTTTCTTCACATTTTTGGCCTATGGTCAAAACGACACACTGGACTACCCATTCTTTGACGGACAAGCAGCAACTTTATTCAGTGCTCCTGGAGGAGGATTTGTTGCAGGTTCAAACTTATTTAATACTGAAATAGGTCAGGTATTTGAAACAACCAGTGGCGACCTAACCAGTTTTGTATTCTGGGCAGGAGAATTAGATATCATCGGTACCCCGAATAATTTTAACATTAATGTTTACAATGTCAACACTAATGGGGTTCCTACTGGTGCTCCATTGGCTTCACGAGTTTTATCCGCAAGTGATATTGTTAGTGGATCAGCTTTTGCTGATGGGGTCAATTCATTTTTATTCAACCCACCTGTAGCAGTTTCGGGGAAATTTGCGGTTGCTATTGATGTTGATCTATCCACAAAAGACGATACTTTAGGCTTGGTAACAATTGAAGACAATTTGAACACTGGAAGATCAGTAGGAAGCTTCCCAGGAGGTGGAGGTTGGTTAAAACTTGAAAATGCCTGGGTTGATTTGTCAGAAAATGTTGCATGCTGGGTTACCCTGGAAAATGTGGTTCCCGGAATATCTATTAATTCAAAGGGCAATTCCTGGTGCTCAGGAGATGTAGATACGGTTATTGCAATTTTTTCAGGTTCGGCAGCACCTCAAAATCAATTAAATGTACAATGGAGTCCCACAACCGGGGTCTCTAACCCATTCAGTCTTCAAACAGAAATAGTAGTTGATGCTTCAGTTCCTTCTTATACGGTCAGTGTTTATGACCCGGTTCTGAACAACACTTATACAGAAACCATAAATTACAGTTTCAATGACCTGGCTGTGGCTATTAATCAGTCAGACCCCGTACAATTGCCCTGTGGCGGTAGTGTAGATCTTTCTGCTTCAATCGGGGGCGTAACAGCAGGGTCGAGTTTTACCTGGAGCGGGCCGAACAATACGAGCAGCTCTGGTACAAGTTTTTTAGATGTGGATGAACCCGGCACATATACTATTACCGGAACAAATGCATTTGGGTGTTCTGCTGAAGATCAAATTGATGTAGTCTTAAACAGCAGTCAAAACCTGGATTTTGACATCCCTTCCCAAATTTGTGCAGGACAACAAACTACATTAACCAATACTTCAGATATTCTGACCGGCTGGAGTTTCTCCTGGTTTGTTGACGGTTTCTTTGCCTCAAGCACCCAAAACCTGAGCGAAACCTTCCCTTCAGGAACCTATGATATAACCCTGGAAGGCAATTCAGGTTCATGTACCTTAAGCACAACAAAAAGCATTACAGTGCAAAATTGCCAAACCTGTAATCTTACACTCCCAAGTACTTTCACAAATGTCGGTTCAAACTCAGGTACAGCATCATTTTTTGTGAACGAATCCGGTGGAAGTTCATGCTCATGGAATGCTTTTACCAATGATCCCTGGATTACCGTTTTAACTAGTTCTGGTAGTGGGAGTGGTTCTGTAAATTTTGCTTACGATGCTTGTACAGGTACTGGCTCCAGAATTGGTGACATAACAGTTTCTGGACAAGGTGGAACATTTACATATATTGTAGATCAAAATTGCGGTGGAAGCAATTATTGCAGCGGCACTACTACGCTTACAAATTGCTCAGGCAGTTTTAATGATGGAAGCGGTGGAAGCAATTATTTAAACAATACAGATTGTAGCTGGCTGATACAACCTTCCGGGGCAAATTCTATTACTTTAAATTTCTCTTCATTCAATACTGAATCCTGTTGTGATTATGTAGAGGTATATGATGGTGCTACTACATCTGCACCTTCAATTGGATACTTTTCAGGTTCATCAATTCCCCCTTCTGTAACTTCTTCAGGAGGCAGTATGTTGGTACGTTTTACTACTGATGCTTCTATAACTGAATCTGGATGGTCGGCCAATTATTCCTGTAATACGGGCACGAGTAACTGCCCGGGTCCTGCAACAGGTCAACCATTTTACAGGCCGGACAACAATCTTGTGGACTGTATTGTAAATGGACAGTTTTATTCTGAGCAAGTAGAATTTGAAGTGCCACAAAGCATAGGTGGAACTACAGTCAATTCAATCCAAATTGATAACATTTCCAATATACCCTGCGGTATCAATTATACCCTTGACCGGCCAAATGGATTTTATTATGGAGGAGAAGTGGCCTGCATTACTTTTAATGGCATCAGCAATGATCCTGCCGGTCAATACAATTTGGACACCTATATTGAAATTGATCTTGATGGTATCGTTATTTATGAAACTCTTGAGAATTTTATAGATTTAGTAGTTGGCGGTAATGGTTCCGATTTTAAACTAATCTTAAGAGTAAAAAATACCCAGGGTTCCAATTGCCCTCCCGTAAATACAGGAAGCAGTGGACTAACAGCTTCTGCAAATTGCAATATTCCTTTGGGGGCTTCCCCAAGTGCAAGTCCTGAAACCATTTGTATTGGTGGGCAAAGTCAGTTGTCGGCCAATGCCTATGGAGGAAGCGGAAGCAGCTATACCTATTCATGGTCAAATCCCACGACATTAAGTTGCTCCAACTGCCCTTCTCCCATTGCAACTCCCGTTAATACTACTGACTACTCTGTTACAGTTAGTGATGGGGTTAATTCGGTTGTAAGAACAGAAAGAGTAACTATCACCACAAGTTCACCTCCATGTCCACCTCAACAATGCACATATGTATTGGATCCTGATAGCACCAATATTTCTGCTGCTGCAAGAACAGGGTTGTTTTTCCAGGTAGATGTTGCAAGCGGCAGCAATTGTTCATGGACAGCCAGCCTGATCAACAATCCCGGGAATATGATATCTTTGGCTTCAGCATCAGGAAACGGCTCCGGTATTGTTACTTTTGATGTAGCTGACAATCTCAATTCCAATCCAAGAGTTGCAACTATTTTAGTGGGCAACCAAACACATACAGTAGTTCAGGCTGCCAATACAAGTGGCTGTGGCCTAGCCCAACCTACGATCAACCGAAACAACGAACCGCAACTTTTGGCAAGTAACCATGGCAATGTTGAATATGCCTGGTACAAAAGCAATGATCCTACACCTGTAGCTTCCGGACAATTCTATACGGTTACTTCTAATGGCTGCTATAAAGTGCGCATTACTGAATTTGGAAATCCGAGTTGCTTCAATGAATCCAATCCCGCTTGTGTAAACATCGATGCGATTGAAAATATTGATGGCTTGAATAGTTTAAGTATTTTCCCAAATCCAAGCACTGGTTCATTTTATATCGAAATGGAGAGTAAAGAATCCAGTGAAGTTCAATTTAGGGTGCTCAACACTATAGGCAAAACAATATACAGTACACAGAAAATTGAAATTCAGGGCAAACACACCCAGCGTATAGCACTCGATCAGGCAGCTGCAGGTTTGTATTTTGTAGAAATTATTCTAAATACTGAAAAACTCAGTCGCAAATTGTTTATTCAGTATTAA
- a CDS encoding squalene synthase, translating to MSNSILKYKERVRQIGKYAKSSILPNTISKNEAEQYCYETLEKVSRSFAVVIRELRPELRDGVCVFYLSLRALDSIEDDLEIPLSIRLKYLHAFHKHLGDESFSLQNIGDHPDYRNLLENYGLVAKMYNQLPEPYRNTIHEIASKMGQGMAYYSQTPVESKHDYNEYCHYVAGLVGMGLSELFVASGTESKELVDKWEKSNAMGLFLQKTNITRDFAEDLDSGRFFWPEEIWEKYCNAPSELQAKPESPEALMCLNEMILNALEHFNECIDYMELLQDKSVFRFCAIPQVMALATLKKLYNNPLVFTENVKISKKESTKVFLDCNDMQSFLSLCASILDQWEINGETAIDQSLKVVLKRIAEKNKAALVA from the coding sequence ATGTCAAATTCAATCCTAAAGTATAAAGAGCGCGTTCGCCAAATTGGCAAATACGCCAAAAGCAGCATACTCCCAAATACAATCAGCAAAAATGAAGCAGAGCAGTATTGCTATGAGACCCTTGAAAAAGTGTCCCGTTCATTTGCTGTAGTCATACGTGAATTAAGACCGGAATTACGGGATGGTGTTTGTGTCTTTTACCTTTCGCTCAGGGCGCTTGACAGCATAGAAGATGATCTTGAAATCCCGCTTAGCATTCGCTTGAAGTACTTGCATGCATTCCACAAGCACTTGGGGGATGAAAGTTTTTCACTCCAAAATATTGGTGATCATCCCGATTACAGAAATCTTCTCGAAAACTACGGCCTGGTAGCTAAAATGTACAATCAATTGCCAGAACCCTACAGAAATACCATTCATGAAATAGCCTCAAAAATGGGGCAGGGCATGGCCTATTACAGTCAGACACCGGTAGAAAGCAAGCACGATTACAATGAATATTGTCATTATGTGGCCGGATTGGTCGGTATGGGCTTATCGGAGCTTTTTGTAGCCTCGGGAACTGAAAGTAAGGAATTGGTAGATAAGTGGGAAAAATCCAATGCAATGGGGCTGTTTCTTCAGAAAACCAATATTACCAGGGATTTTGCCGAAGACCTGGATTCAGGCCGCTTTTTCTGGCCGGAAGAAATCTGGGAAAAATACTGCAATGCGCCATCGGAACTGCAGGCAAAACCGGAAAGCCCCGAAGCACTTATGTGCCTGAACGAAATGATCCTGAATGCACTGGAGCATTTCAATGAATGTATTGATTATATGGAGCTTTTGCAGGATAAATCTGTATTTCGTTTTTGTGCCATTCCACAGGTAATGGCATTGGCCACACTGAAAAAATTGTACAACAACCCATTGGTTTTTACTGAAAATGTGAAAATCAGCAAAAAGGAAAGCACTAAAGTATTTCTCGATTGCAATGATATGCAAAGCTTCCTCAGCCTGTGTGCATCAATTTTAGATCAGTGGGAAATAAACGGGGAGACCGCAATTGACCAGTCATTGAAAGTAGTCTTGAAAAGGATTGCTGAAAAAAATAAGGCTGCTTTAGTGGCCTGA
- a CDS encoding T9SS type A sorting domain-containing protein, whose protein sequence is MKRILALAVASFFTLFAYGQNDTLDYPFFDGQAATIFSAPGGGFVAGSNLFNTEIGQVFETTSGDLTSFVFWAGELEKIGAPDTFTIKVYDATQNGLPTGPSLGSILVNSDSIFAGSSFADGGNLFFFNPPVAVSGKFAVTIEVDLTAIDDTLGLVTIEDNLNSGRSIGGFPGAPNNGWLKLENAWVNWAENIACWVTLENVDLGASISSKGTNARCTGETDTLYTTVSGAAVPLGQLQVQWDPITGLSDPNALKTNVNLDAAIDSYTVTIFDGDSTFTAGVKYTFADITIDVNGSNPLLLDCGGNIDISTTIDGATLSPNYTWVSGNDTIGFGAILNDVDEPGTYTVNVVNSPGCSASANVAVELDVAVAVDFEVPSGNLYEGDQISFTNNSSSTSGWSFTWLVNGNEESTSEDFLFTFSDAGSYTVTLVADTADGLCDKSTTKNVGIQEPTGIEEALQGELVEVFPNPSNGVFSLDLRSVNSTDITVRVVDLTGKTIFRQDKIAGNSVYNLDLNNVSEGVYLLQVITEENTLINKLQVTK, encoded by the coding sequence ATGAAAAGGATTTTAGCACTTGCAGTAGCAAGTTTTTTCACACTCTTTGCCTATGGGCAGAACGACACTTTAGATTACCCGTTTTTTGACGGACAAGCAGCAACAATTTTTTCTGCTCCTGGAGGAGGATTTGTTGCAGGTTCAAACTTATTTAATACTGAAATAGGTCAGGTATTTGAAACAACCAGTGGCGACCTAACCAGTTTTGTATTCTGGGCAGGAGAATTAGAAAAAATTGGTGCTCCTGATACTTTTACAATTAAGGTGTACGATGCAACCCAAAATGGCCTTCCAACCGGACCTTCTTTAGGATCTATCTTAGTAAATTCTGACAGTATCTTTGCTGGGTCAAGTTTTGCTGATGGAGGCAATTTATTTTTCTTCAACCCACCTGTAGCAGTTTCAGGCAAATTTGCAGTGACTATTGAAGTGGACCTAACTGCGATAGATGATACTTTAGGTTTAGTAACAATTGAAGACAATTTGAATTCTGGAAGATCAATAGGAGGATTTCCGGGCGCACCTAACAACGGATGGTTAAAATTAGAAAATGCATGGGTTAACTGGGCAGAAAACATCGCATGCTGGGTAACTTTAGAAAATGTAGATCTTGGTGCATCAATATCCTCAAAAGGAACAAATGCAAGATGCACAGGAGAAACTGATACTTTATACACAACTGTATCTGGTGCTGCTGTTCCATTAGGTCAATTACAAGTTCAATGGGATCCGATTACTGGTTTAAGCGATCCTAATGCTCTTAAAACTAATGTAAACTTAGATGCCGCTATTGACTCATACACTGTTACTATTTTTGATGGTGATTCAACTTTCACTGCAGGCGTAAAATACACTTTCGCAGACATTACAATAGATGTCAATGGTTCAAATCCATTACTCCTTGATTGTGGAGGTAATATTGATATTTCAACGACTATAGATGGAGCAACACTTAGTCCTAATTATACTTGGGTTTCAGGAAATGATACAATTGGTTTTGGAGCAATATTAAATGATGTAGATGAACCAGGGACTTATACAGTAAATGTTGTAAATAGTCCTGGATGTAGTGCTTCTGCAAATGTTGCTGTTGAACTGGATGTTGCTGTTGCTGTTGATTTTGAAGTGCCTTCTGGTAACTTATATGAAGGTGATCAAATTTCATTTACAAATAACTCAAGCTCAACAAGCGGTTGGAGTTTTACTTGGTTAGTAAATGGAAATGAAGAATCTACATCAGAGGATTTCCTTTTCACATTTAGTGATGCCGGAAGTTATACTGTAACATTAGTTGCTGATACTGCCGATGGGCTTTGTGATAAATCAACGACTAAAAATGTTGGCATTCAAGAACCTACCGGAATCGAAGAAGCACTTCAGGGTGAGTTAGTTGAAGTATTCCCCAACCCATCAAATGGAGTATTCTCTTTGGATCTTAGAAGTGTAAACAGCACTGACATTACTGTAAGAGTTGTTGATTTGACTGGAAAAACGATTTTCCGCCAAGATAAAATTGCCGGTAATTCAGTTTACAACTTAGATTTAAACAATGTATCTGAAGGTGTTTACTTGTTGCAAGTAATTACTGAGGAAAATACTTTGATCAATAAATTGCAGGTTACTAAATAG